TTGTATTTATTGTGATTAGAGGTGCAATTATTGCGCCTAAAAAACCGCCATGAATGGCCATACCTCTAAAGCCTGTAAAATTCCAATCTTGGTCAAATGGTAAAAGGATTAACCAAGGATGAGAATAATAAATCCCTGATTTGTCGTAAACTAAGGTAGATGCCAATCTGCCTCCTAAAATTGCTCCAAGTACAAGTGAGAACATAAATGTTTCATAATCTTCTTTTTTGATATCAATTCTGTCTGATTGTATTTGATACCAAATAAATTTATAAGAGATTAGTATAATAAAAATGTAAGATAGGCTATACCATGTAATTGGTATACCTTGAATCACTTCAGGATGCAACCAACTTGGGTAATTTATATAATTTGGCATTAGACCTCCTTAGCCTTTTTAAGCTTTTCAAAAAGCTTTTTTTTAAATAACATATTTTGCTTTTTTAAGGTTTCGATTTCTCTTTTCTGAGATTTTATTATATCAATAATTTCGCTGCTGTCTATTGTTTTGTTTTTTATCAACGATTCAAGGTATTCAATTTTTCCAATATATTCTTCTTGAGCTTCTCTTAGTACAAAATCATAACTTTCATTTAAATCTTCTTCGTTTAAAAGCTCAGCATCATTTGTTAAATCTTCAATTTCGATCAATTTTTTTGCAATTTTTTTTATACTTTTAGAAGTTGAGCTTGTGGGCTTGTAGATAGTGATAGGGATTTTGCTGTTTAAAGCTTGATCAACCATTTCATCTTTATAGATTGCTCCAATACTTTGTAAATTTATGCTTAAATAGTTTTTCGCTGATTTTATTATTTTTTCGGTTTTTTCAATGTCATTGGGGGTTTTGAGCATATTAAATATTATAAAAGGACAAATTGTTTTAAACAATTTATTAAATTTAGAGTAATTTTCAGGATCTTCGTTTTCTAGCTTTAACAGCAAATTAGGTATATATACCCTTTGAAGATCAATTGAATTTTGTTTTATTGTGCTGAGAATTTCATTTCCTTTTGTTCCTTTTTTAAACACGCTTGATAACAGTCTAAATATTATATTTTTAAGAAATAAATATGCATTCATTGTAGCTGTTACTGTTGGTGTTGTTACTATTATTCCTCTTTTTGACATTAAAAAAAAGTCTATAATGTTAAAAGTTGTTCCTGCGCCAAGATCAATCACCAAGTAATCATATTTTAAAGATTTTAAATTTCTTATTATAGTTTTTTTTTGAGAAACAGCTATATTAGCAAGTTCTGGGATGTCAGAATCTCCTGCAATGAAGTTTAGATTTTTAATTCCAGAGTTAATAATAATATCTGAGAAATTAATGTTTGTTTTTAAAAATGTGCCGATACTTTTTTTGGGCGTAATGTTTAACATTGAATGCAAATTAGATGCTCCAAGGTCAAGATCAATAAGCAAGACACTTTTTCCTTCATTTGCCAGGCAAATTGCTATGTTTACCGATAAAAGAGATTTGCCAACTCCCCCCTTACCGCTGGCTACAGGAATAATAATCAAGCTTTACTCCGTTGTTTTTATTTTTGCTTTAATTAGTGATAAAATTGTTACATTAAATGCTAGATAAACCACTGTAATCCCTAAAAGTATAGCCAGAGAGGTTTGATAGACGTATATTTTCAAGGTAAATCCTAAGACAAATAATAGCAATGTTAATATTATTTGGAATAATTTAGTTATTACTATGATGCTGTGAAGAATTTTAAATTTTTCATAAATAAAATAATAGAGTGTTAAATTGGCCATGAAAAATTCAGGTGAGTATAAAATAAATGTTAGCATAAACTTTATGGAGTAATGATTAATAAAAATCAATCTATTGATGGCTTGGTATAATAAGACTAAAATTAAAAGGCTTTCGATTATTTGTAACATAACAAGGCTTACTCTTGTTTTTTGAAGGCTTTGTTTTTTTTTAGGATGTGAGTTTAACATAGTTTTAAAATATTATATTATGGAAATAAAATCAAGTTTTAATTTTTGCATTAGGAATGAATAAATGAAAAATAAATTTTTAATAGGCGTGTATTTTTTATTGACTTTAGGTATAAGCTCTCTAGTAATTGTTGAATCTATTTTTGCTTTTGATGAATCTAATAATAATAAGTTATCAAGATCTAGTTATGAGCAGATGATGATTCAGGCTTTTGAATTTGTAAAAGAAAATTATGTTGATCCTGTAAGCGATGAAGTGATTTTTGAAGGTGCTTTAAAAGGAATATTTCAAGCTTTGAATGATCCTTATTCTCAATATTTGACAAAAAAGGATTTAGAAGAGATTTCGAAAACAACAGTGGGAGATTATGTCGGTATTGGAATTTCTATAATAAAAAAAATGCATTCTCAAGATAAGCAAGACAAGGCAAAAGATCTTGATCCTAATAGCGCTTGCGTTTCTATTGTTACGCCTTTTGAAGGAGGTCCGGCTTATAAGGCTGGAATTAAATCTGGAGATTGTATTACCGCTGTTGATGGCAAGAGCGTTTCTTCTATGGAGGTAGATCAAGTTGTTGATCTTTTAAAGGGTAAAGAGGGTACAAAAGTTAAAGTGTCTATTCTTAGGGGCAAAAATTTAACATTGGATTTTGAACTTACAAGAGAGAAGATAGAAATACAAACAATCAAGTATGATGTTATTAATCCAGATATTGGTTATGTAAGAATAGTAAGCTTTAATCCGCACACTTCTGCAGATTTTAGTAAAGCTTTAGATAATCTCAAGAATAGGAATATTAAATCTTTGATTTTAGATTTAAGACTTAATACTGGGGGATATTTTCAGGCAGCTATAAAAATGGCGGATGATATTTTATCTAAAGGGACTATTGTTTCTACAAAGTCAAGAAATTCTAGCAAGCCTGTTGATTATAAAGCAAGCTCAAAACAAGTTTTACCCTCAGATATAAAAATTGTTGCTTTAATAGATAAATCATCAGCATCAGCCTCAGAGGTTTTTGTAGGGGCCTTAAAAGACAATAAAAGAGCCTATATTATAGGCGAAAAGTCTTATGGCAAGGGACTTATTCAGCATGTAGTTCCTTTTTATACTGGTGGCTTTAAAATTACAAGTTCAAAGTATTATACTCCATCTGGAAAGAGTATTCATAAAATTGGGATTGAGCCTGATTTGGAAATAAAATCCTCAGATTTTTCTGAAGAGGAGGCATTAATATATAAAGAAATTTTTGATAAAAAGCTAGTAGAAGGCTTTTTGAAGGGTAAAAAATCTATTACTGAACAAGAGATTGATTTTTTTGTTGAAAATCTTGTTAAAGAAAATCCAAAATATAAAATTGATAAAGAATTTTTAGGCAAGTATGTGTTTTTTAATTATTATCAAGATAATAATAAAGAACTGCCAATTTATAATCTACATTATGACAAGGCTTTAAAAGCGGCTTGTGAATATTTATCTAAATTAGGTAATTAAACTGTGAAGCAAATTGTTTTGGATGCTAATTGTTTAGCAGGTGATTTTGTTATTGTTAAAGATATGAGAATATATCATTATCTTATTAATGTAAGACGACTTAAAAAGGGTGATAAGCTGAACATTCTTTTAAAAGATAAGGAATTAAGGGCGTCAGAAATAGTAGAAATTGGTAGCAATTTTATTAAGTTTGCTACCAATAAAATAGATAAAATTGAAAAAAGTAATTTTGAGATAAGTATTTTTATTTCTAGTTTAAAGGGTAAAAAAATAGATTCGGTGTTAAGACAGGTTGTTGAAATTGGAGTTTCAGAAATTAATATTATTAATGCAGATCATTCTGTATCTAAAATAGATATAAGCAATACATCTGCCAAAACTTTAAGATTTTCAAAAATAATAGATGAGGCCTTGAAGCAAAGCGGTAATAAAATTGTTCCTAAAATTAATTTTTATAATAATTTTTTTTATTTACCTTATTCTTTTTGTACTACTAGATATTATGTTGCTCATCAAAGTGGAATGCTTTTAAGCAAGAATGAAAGTTTTGATAATTTTAGCAAAATTGGAATTATAATAGGTCCTGAAGGATGCTTTTCGAATTCAGAAATTACCTTTTTTAAGGAGAAAGACTTTACCTTTGTAAGGTTTAATACACCCGTTTTACGGGCGGATACGGCTATTATTTATTCACTTGCTTATTTTAAGGTATTGTTAGAGGATTGTAATGGCTAATTTAAAAGACATATATTCAAAACCAGACAGATTTTATTTTTTAGGTGTGCCTATAGATGTTTTTGACAGTCGCAGTAAGCTTATGAGTAGATTTGCTTATCTTTCAGGACATCCCTATCATTCAATAGTAATTTTTATTGGGTTTAAAGCTTTTCTAAAGGTTTTGATTTTTAAAAAGTTTAGAAATCGCATTAAAAATTCTTCTCTTGTTTTTTTAAATTCTAAGATTGTAAGATTTTTTTGTAGGATTTTTAAAAGAGTTAATATTGACTGTTATGATTCAAATGCAGTTCTTCTTATTTTAATGGGAATACTAGAAAATACCCATAAAACATGTTATATTATTGACAAGGATAAAGTAATTTCAAAGAAAAAATTTTTAAGATTGAAAGAATCTCATAAAGAAATTAGTTTTATTGGTTATTATGATTTAAAAGCTGTAAAGAGAAATAAAGAAATGTTTTTTGCAAATATTAATAAACTTACTCCTAGTGTAATAATAAGCTTTTGTAATGATAGATATCTCGAAAATTTATTTTATGAAAATAAATTTAGTATTAGGACCAATTTAAGCGTTTTTTTATGATCTTTTTAAATTTAACTATTTATAGTTTATGAGGTAAGTATGGCATTTCTGCTAAATCAATCAGTAGTTTATCCAATGCATGGAGTAGGTACTATTAAGGATATTAGAACCAGAGAGTTTAATGGCGAGATTATTGATTATTATGAAATACATTTCCCATTTAATGATATGATTTTTATGGTTCCTGTTGCTAAAGTTGACGATTTTGGAATTAGGGCTTTAGTTAGCAGAGAAAAGGTAGAAGAGGTTTTTGATGTTATTAAAAAGTTTGAAGGTCAAATAGATTCAAAAAAAATAAAAGATGGTGGTCATGAATTTTATAAAAAAAGTGATATTTTGGATACAGCAAAGTTATATAAATTTTTATATAAAAAATCTACTCAAAAAGAACTTCCTTTTTACGAAAAAAGGATTTTGAATGATTTTGAATTAATACTGGAGCACGAGATTAGCTTAGCTTTGCAGATTAGCTTTGAAGAAGCTAAGAAGAAGATTAAAAATATTTTAGTCGATAGTAAAAAGGCTTAAAATTTTTTCAATTTTTGAGGGTGAGGATTTGCTGTGTTTGATTCTTTAAGATTGATCTTTTTAATAATTTATAGGTTTATTTTAATATTTTGCCTTTTTTCTTTAATGTTTATTTGTACATTTTATTTAAAATATAAATTTTTGTATTTTAATTTTTCTATTTTTAGTTATAGTCTTTATTACAATGCTTATATTTATTCTTTTCCTTTGTCGCTTGTTGTTACTTTTATAAGGATGTCTTATCCTTATTATGGAATGGTTTTAAAGTCATCTAGAGAGTCTTTTTATTTTTATTGTATTATCTTTATTCTTATATTATTGTTTTCTTATTTAGGATTTTTGGTTAGCTACAGTTTTCATTCTTACTATATTGATAGCAATAGGAATAATAGTTTTATCCTTAAAGATGAAGTTGTGCATTTTTTAAATGGCAAAATAATATTTTCTAGCAATAGGCCTAGATTTTATGGTTTTAATGGAGTTTTAATCGTTTCAGAGAATGATAAAAATGATAAAAGTTTTTCTTATGAATCAAATCTTTCTAATTCTAGTAAGATCAATTTTATTGAGAATAATTTTTTAGAGCAAAAGATTTATAATAATTTTGTTGATTTTCTTTTCAGGGATTTAAAAATTTTGAATAATTTTTTATTCTCACTCAATTATTTAAATTTAATTTTTAATATATTGGGAATTTCTTTATTGTTATTTGCGTTTTCCTATGTTTTTAATCTTATTTTTTCAAATAGTTTTGCAATGTTTCTTTATCCCATTTTTATTATACTTTTTTTAAAAATTTATAATGTTTATTCAATTGAGTTTCCTAAGATTTACAATGTAATAATAGGAAAGAGCATGATTTCTGATTTTATTCCTTTTATTTTTTGTGTTTTAACTTTTTTTTCTACCTATTTATTTGGCTTTGTTTCAGAATATATTAAAATCAGCAAAGATTTGGATAATAATTTATATAAGGGTAGTTAATTCTTAAGGTTTATGAAAAGAGAAATATATGCATTTTTGAGCAACTTTATTGTTTTTTTATGTTTTTTTCTAAGTTTAATCTTTAGTTATTCTTATTTTTTTGGAGAAAATTTTTTAGAAAAGCATAGATTAATAGCGGCTTTTTTTGATTCTATTTTGGTTTTTTATAAGTATTTTTATGGGTTTTTTATTTTTATTGTTTGCATTTATTTTGCTTTTTTTGTTCAGCAAGAAATAAAGATTTATTTAAAATCGTATAATGGGTATTTATTTTCTAGACTTTATACATTTTTGCTAGTATTTTTTATTATAGGACTTTTTTTTACCTTTATATTTAATTTAATATTGCCTTATATAATTGCCCAGAGAAATGAGTATAAGTTTAGTTACGATAGATATAATCTTCTTGAAAGTGAAGCAAATAAAATATCTCTTAAAATTAAAAATATAGATATAAGTTTATCTTCAAATAGATTTTTTTTATCTTCTGATTTGTCAGATTCTATGAAGCAAAAGAGAAAACATCTTGAAAATTTGATTAGAATATATGATAAAATGCGAATTATTTATGTAAATAATGAAGAACTTTTAACAAACTATTATTTAGTAAAATCTGAATACAGTAAAATTCCAAGCTATGACGTTGATTTAGAAAAGGTTAAGAAAACTTTTTCACGATATCCTTTACAAAGCCTTAAAAAGCAAGATTTTTTTAATATTGTCAATGAATTTATTTCTCAAGCCGATTATTATACAGCTAATTATTTTGCTTATATTGCTTATGTTGCAACAAAAGATGATAGTTTTGTTTCGCTTTTAAATTTGACTTTAAAGTTTATTAATGAAAACAGGAATTTTGAAAAAGAAAAAATGCAGTTGATTTCCGAAGAAAAGCAAAAAAATTTTTTATATCTTAATACTGAAAAATTTAAATTAGCTTATTACGGTTTTTCAAAACTTCATAAACTATTGCCTAGTGATAATGAAATTTTGAATTATAAAAATAAATCGCTTGAAAAGCTGAGAAAAAGATATCTTTTTTTTGATGAGATTGAAAAATATTTTGAATATTTCGGAATAAACGATGTATGGTTATTGCAACCAGATTCTAAGAGAGGTTTTTATGATTATATTTATATGCAAAAAGTTGTCACCCTTAATAATTATTCTAAAATAATAAAAAATTTTGAACTTATTAGATTTAATAACACAGGAAATGTTATTTTGCATATTAAAATTCCGTTTGCTACCTTAAGAGGTAATTTTGTGTATCAAAATGTTTTAGACAAAGATAATGAGCAGAGCGAAATTACTCTTACCAAAGTCTTTGTGTCTAAGGATAGTTTTGATACAAACGTTTTAGAGGTTGTCAAGATTAATGAAAATGTAGAAAATTTAGCTTTATTTTCAAATTTTACTGAGGTTGGATTTTTTTTAAAAATTCAAAGTTTGTCAAGCGCTTTTCATAAGGTTACTATATTAAATTTGAAATTAATTAATATTTTTTCCTTAACTTTAGTTTTACTCATTTCTCCTATTTTGCTAGTTTTAATGGGAGCATTTTTTGTTTCTTTGTTTTCTAAAATAGAATTTAATTTCAATTCTAAGGTTAT
This portion of the Borreliella afzelii genome encodes:
- a CDS encoding MinD/ParA family protein; amino-acid sequence: MIIIPVASGKGGVGKSLLSVNIAICLANEGKSVLLIDLDLGASNLHSMLNITPKKSIGTFLKTNINFSDIIINSGIKNLNFIAGDSDIPELANIAVSQKKTIIRNLKSLKYDYLVIDLGAGTTFNIIDFFLMSKRGIIVTTPTVTATMNAYLFLKNIIFRLLSSVFKKGTKGNEILSTIKQNSIDLQRVYIPNLLLKLENEDPENYSKFNKLFKTICPFIIFNMLKTPNDIEKTEKIIKSAKNYLSINLQSIGAIYKDEMVDQALNSKIPITIYKPTSSTSKSIKKIAKKLIEIEDLTNDAELLNEEDLNESYDFVLREAQEEYIGKIEYLESLIKNKTIDSSEIIDIIKSQKREIETLKKQNMLFKKKLFEKLKKAKEV
- a CDS encoding S41 family peptidase, whose product is MKNKFLIGVYFLLTLGISSLVIVESIFAFDESNNNKLSRSSYEQMMIQAFEFVKENYVDPVSDEVIFEGALKGIFQALNDPYSQYLTKKDLEEISKTTVGDYVGIGISIIKKMHSQDKQDKAKDLDPNSACVSIVTPFEGGPAYKAGIKSGDCITAVDGKSVSSMEVDQVVDLLKGKEGTKVKVSILRGKNLTLDFELTREKIEIQTIKYDVINPDIGYVRIVSFNPHTSADFSKALDNLKNRNIKSLILDLRLNTGGYFQAAIKMADDILSKGTIVSTKSRNSSKPVDYKASSKQVLPSDIKIVALIDKSSASASEVFVGALKDNKRAYIIGEKSYGKGLIQHVVPFYTGGFKITSSKYYTPSGKSIHKIGIEPDLEIKSSDFSEEEALIYKEIFDKKLVEGFLKGKKSITEQEIDFFVENLVKENPKYKIDKEFLGKYVFFNYYQDNNKELPIYNLHYDKALKAACEYLSKLGN
- a CDS encoding 16S rRNA (uracil(1498)-N(3))-methyltransferase, producing MKQIVLDANCLAGDFVIVKDMRIYHYLINVRRLKKGDKLNILLKDKELRASEIVEIGSNFIKFATNKIDKIEKSNFEISIFISSLKGKKIDSVLRQVVEIGVSEINIINADHSVSKIDISNTSAKTLRFSKIIDEALKQSGNKIVPKINFYNNFFYLPYSFCTTRYYVAHQSGMLLSKNESFDNFSKIGIIIGPEGCFSNSEITFFKEKDFTFVRFNTPVLRADTAIIYSLAYFKVLLEDCNG
- a CDS encoding CarD family transcriptional regulator, with translation MAFLLNQSVVYPMHGVGTIKDIRTREFNGEIIDYYEIHFPFNDMIFMVPVAKVDDFGIRALVSREKVEEVFDVIKKFEGQIDSKKIKDGGHEFYKKSDILDTAKLYKFLYKKSTQKELPFYEKRILNDFELILEHEISLALQISFEEAKKKIKNILVDSKKA